The sequence below is a genomic window from Nitrospiria bacterium.
CATTTCCATTCTCAGTCCAAAGGGTTTTTATTTTCCGTTTTTGGTTTTTGCTGACCACCCCTGAAGCCGCTCCCAGGATGGTTTGTGTGGAACGGTAATTTTGTTCCAGCTTCACCACCTTTGCATTGGGAAAATCTCTTTCAAATTGAAGAATGTGTTTATGGTCGGCTCCTCGAAAAGCATAGATGCTTTGATCATCATCCCCCACCACGCACAGGTTTGATTCCTTTCCAACCCAAAGTCGTGTGAGTTGATACTGGGCAGGATTGGTATCTTGGTATTCATCCACCATCACATAGTGAAACCGTGCCTGATACCCTTCCCGAATATCTGTTTTCTGCTGAAAAAGGTCCACCGAATTCATAATCAAATCGTCAAAATCTAGGGCATTATTTTGGTGAAGCCGTTTTTGATATAGGTCATATACCTTCTGAACCTTTTCCTCCAAACCAAAATTCTGGGCTTCTCTGTTAAATTCAACAGCGGTTTTTAACTGGTTTTTAAGAGAGCTGATTCGATGGGAAATCACCTTTGGGGGATACAGGTCTTCATTTATTTGCAAGATTTTAACACATTCTTTCACCAGGGTGTGTTGATCCCCTTGATCATAGATGACAAAATCCCGGGATAACCCCAACCGATCTCCATGGGCCCTGAGCATTCGAACACAAGCCGAATGGAAGGTGCTGATCCAAACCTTTTTGGCCAGGGACCCCACCAACGATTCGATCCTGGCTTTCATTTCATCAGCCGCTTTATTGGTAAAGGTCACTGCAAGGATATTATGCGGGTCCACACCCAAGTTCTGAATTAGATGGACAATTCGATAAGTAATGACCCGTGTTTTTCCGCTTCCCGCTCCCGCAAACACCAATAAAGGGCCACCGGTATGAAACACCGCTTCCTGTTGGTTTGGATTTAAATCAAGCAAAAATTTTTCCATTTCCAGATCCCGCTCCTGATTATTCCACCGTCACACTTTTAGCCAAATTTCTGGGTTGATCCACATCACTGCCTCTCAACACGGCAATGTGATAGGCCAATAGCTGAAGGGGAATGACCATTACCAGTGGAGACAAAAAGGGATGCACCTTTGGAACCACCAATACCTCATCCGCTTTCTGGCTTACCTCATTATCACCCTCTTCTACAATGGCGATCACAATCCCCCCTCTCGCCTTGACCTCCATCACGCTATTTAAAACTTTTTCATATACCGAATCCTGGGGGGAAATAAACACCACCGGCATGTTTTCATCGATCAGGGCAATAGGCCCGTGCTTCATTTCACCGGCAGGATAGCCCTCCGCGTGAATATAGGAAATCTCCTTCAGTTTGAGCGCCCCTTCCAGTGCAACGGGATAGTTGACACCCCGTCCCAAATATAAAAAGTCCCGAAACTGGAAAAAACGCCGGGCGATATCTTGGACCTTCTCCTCTTTCTGAAGAACCTCTTCCACCCATTGGGGGGCGTGGACCAACGCCTTGATCAACATTTTTTCTTCATCCCGACCCAAAGTTCCCCTAACCCTTCCCAAATAGAGGGCCAAAAGATAAAGTGCCATCAACTGGGAGGTAAAGGCCTTGGTGGAGGCCACTCCAATTTCCGGGCCGGCATGGGTATAAATAACACCCTGTGACTCCCGGGCAATGGTACTTCCCACCACGTTACAGATGGAAATCACATGGGCTCCTTTTTTACTGGCTTCCCGCATTGCTGCCAATGTATCGGCTGTCTCACCCGATTGCGAGATGGCCACCAAAACGTCACCCGAACCGACCAATGGATCACGGTAGCGAAATTCGGAACCGATATCCACTTCAACAGGAAGTTTCCCTAGTTTTTCAATTAGGAATTTTCCCACTAAAGCGGCATGCCATGAGGTTCCACAGGCCACTAGGGTGACCCGTTTGAGTTTTTTTAATTTCTCAATTGAAAACCCCATCTCTTCCAACTCTACAAACTCTTTTTCAAGGTTTACCCTTCCCCGTATGGTGTCCATCATGGCCCGGGGTTGTTCGTGGATTTCTTTGAGCATAAAATGGCGATATCCTCCTTTTTCCGCCATAACCGGGTTCCAGGTTACCTCATCGATTCCCCTTTCAATGATCTTTCCATCTAGGGTTTTTAAAACCACCCCGGAGGGGGAAAGAGAAGCAAATTCCCCATCGTGTAGGTACAAAACCTTTCGGGTGTGATTGAGAATGGCAGGAATATCAGAGGCGGCAAAAAACTCCCCTTTTCCGATACCCACCACCAAAGGACATCCATTTCGTGCCGCAATCAGGTGATTAGGGTGGGACTCCGAAAGGACCAATAAGGCATAAGCACCCCGAATCTGTCCCAACGCTATCTGAACAGCAGCCTCCAGGGAATCTACCTTCTGAAGGGCACGATCAATGAGGTGAACGATCACCTCCGTATCGGTATCGGAGGAAAACTGTTTTCCTTCCGCAAGGAGCTCACGTTTCAGCACTAAAAAATTTTCAATGATTCCATTATGAACCACCACCAATCCCCCCACCCGATGGGGGTGGGCATTCTCCTCTGAGGGTTTCCCATGGGTCGCCCAGCGGGTGTGGCCAATTCCAATGGATCCTTCAAAAGATTGATCCTGAATGGCCTTCTCCAAATTCACCAGTTTTCCTACACAGCGCCTGACCTCAACTTTTCCCTCCTGTAAAAAGGCAATTCCGGCGGAATCATAACCTCGATATTCCAATCGCTTCAACCCTTCAACCAAAAGGGGAACCGCATTTCGATGCCCTACATACCCTATAATGCCGCACATAATACCCTATTCCCTCATTCTAAATATGGATTCTTTTAAATTCCTTCTTCACGATTTCCTTCCAATCACAGCACCTTTTCCCAAGGGGGGTGAACAGCGAGGGTTTTTAAGATTTCCTTTTCTGGGTCGGTTTCTTTGCCCGCAAATTTCTTTTTTTCACCCAGCCGGTTTTATTCTCCTGTTGAACACGATTGATGGCCAAAGCCCCCGGTGGAACATCCCGTGTGATGGTAGATCCCGCAGCGATCATGGCCTTTCGCCCGACCTTCACCGGGGCAACCAACTGGGTATCACTCCCGACAAAAACGCCGTCCCCAATCACGGTTTTTGATTTTTTGTTCCCGTCATAATTGCAGGTGATGGTTCCCGCCCCGATATTCACCCCTTTTCCGATTTCGGCATCCCCAATATAGCTCAGGTGATTGGCTTTGGAACCTTTTCCTAATTCACTTTTTTTTATTTCTACAAAATTTCCAATCCGGACCTCTTTTTTGAGGACTGTCCCGGCCCGTAAATGAGTAAAGGGACCCACGGAAACCGTGTCCTCCAGTATTGATTCCTTCACCACACAACCATTTCGAACCAAAACACCATTTCCCAAACAGCTATCAATAATATGGACCCACGGTCCAATGACACATCCTTCCCCAATTTGCGTCCTCCCCTCAAGAAAAGTGGAGGGATAAAGCACACTATCCTGCCCAACCAAAACCTCCTCATCCACATAGGTGGTGGCGGGATCTATAACGGTTACACCCCGATCCATTAGGTTTTCCAAAATTTGGCGTCGCATCATGGTCTCTGCAACGGAAAAGTCTTTCCGACTATTAACCCCGAGGATTTCGGCCGCTTCAGGAACCACCCAAGCGGTAACCTTTTTTTTATTTCTCACGGCTTCTTCTACAATGTCCGTTAAATAGTATTCTTTCTGGGCATTGTCTTTTTTTAAATTTTTTAACGCCTTAAAAAGAAAACCCGGATCGACCAGATAAATTCCCCCATTGACTTCTTGAATTTTTTGCACCTGAGAGGTGGCATCTTTTTGCTCTACCACCCGTAACACATCACCCGGAGAGTTCCGTAAAATTCTTCCATATCCTGTGGGATTTTTCAAAACTGCCGTTAATAACGACAAGGTCGAACCGGTCTCCCGATGGTGTAACAAAAACTGTTGAAGAGTGGCTTGGGTTAAAAGAGGGGTATCCCCGTTAAGGATCAAGAGATCCCCCTGGAAACGTTTTAATATTGTTTGTGCTTGCAGGGCCGCATGTCCAGTTCCCAGCTGTTTTTCCTGTCGGACAATCTTAATCCCTCTGTTTTTTACCAGGGCTTGAACTTCCTTGCCTTGATGACCCACAACGGCAATGGTGACATCGGGTTTTAAGGAGAGGGACCGATCCACCAAATAAAGGATAACCGGCTTTCCGCACAAGGGGTGTAGAACCTTCGCTTTTTTAGATCGCATCCTTTTGCCCAACC
It includes:
- the glmS gene encoding glutamine--fructose-6-phosphate transaminase (isomerizing), producing MCGIIGYVGHRNAVPLLVEGLKRLEYRGYDSAGIAFLQEGKVEVRRCVGKLVNLEKAIQDQSFEGSIGIGHTRWATHGKPSEENAHPHRVGGLVVVHNGIIENFLVLKRELLAEGKQFSSDTDTEVIVHLIDRALQKVDSLEAAVQIALGQIRGAYALLVLSESHPNHLIAARNGCPLVVGIGKGEFFAASDIPAILNHTRKVLYLHDGEFASLSPSGVVLKTLDGKIIERGIDEVTWNPVMAEKGGYRHFMLKEIHEQPRAMMDTIRGRVNLEKEFVELEEMGFSIEKLKKLKRVTLVACGTSWHAALVGKFLIEKLGKLPVEVDIGSEFRYRDPLVGSGDVLVAISQSGETADTLAAMREASKKGAHVISICNVVGSTIARESQGVIYTHAGPEIGVASTKAFTSQLMALYLLALYLGRVRGTLGRDEEKMLIKALVHAPQWVEEVLQKEEKVQDIARRFFQFRDFLYLGRGVNYPVALEGALKLKEISYIHAEGYPAGEMKHGPIALIDENMPVVFISPQDSVYEKVLNSVMEVKARGGIVIAIVEEGDNEVSQKADEVLVVPKVHPFLSPLVMVIPLQLLAYHIAVLRGSDVDQPRNLAKSVTVE
- the glmU gene encoding bifunctional UDP-N-acetylglucosamine diphosphorylase/glucosamine-1-phosphate N-acetyltransferase GlmU; the encoded protein is MNRLGVLILAAGLGKRMRSKKAKVLHPLCGKPVILYLVDRSLSLKPDVTIAVVGHQGKEVQALVKNRGIKIVRQEKQLGTGHAALQAQTILKRFQGDLLILNGDTPLLTQATLQQFLLHHRETGSTLSLLTAVLKNPTGYGRILRNSPGDVLRVVEQKDATSQVQKIQEVNGGIYLVDPGFLFKALKNLKKDNAQKEYYLTDIVEEAVRNKKKVTAWVVPEAAEILGVNSRKDFSVAETMMRRQILENLMDRGVTVIDPATTYVDEEVLVGQDSVLYPSTFLEGRTQIGEGCVIGPWVHIIDSCLGNGVLVRNGCVVKESILEDTVSVGPFTHLRAGTVLKKEVRIGNFVEIKKSELGKGSKANHLSYIGDAEIGKGVNIGAGTITCNYDGNKKSKTVIGDGVFVGSDTQLVAPVKVGRKAMIAAGSTITRDVPPGALAINRVQQENKTGWVKKRNLRAKKPTQKRKS